The genomic stretch CGGGGCTTTCAAAGAGGAGCCGCCCGAAAATGATGACGATGATCCAGAGCGCCACGGCGCCGAACATGAGGACATACCAGAATTCCTTGCGTTTCAGCATTTCTCTCACTCTCCCTATCCAGCTCGTCCGGCCGCCCTGTCCCGCGCGCCGGTCCATGTTCCCTCTAATCGACGTCGATGAGGGATTCGATGCGTTCCGTCAGCTCCCTGACGGCCTCATCGACATCTTCGATATCGGCGGTAACGGCCTTTTGCGGGCAGTTGGTGATACAGAGGCCGCAGCCGATGCACTTGTTCATATCGTGATGGATACGGCCGTCAACGATGGATATGGCGGCCATATGGCACTCGCCGACGCAGAGCCCGCAGAGGATGCATGCCTCATGGTCCACGCTGATCTCAAGTCCCTTGAGACGCACCATTGACGCGGCCGCTTCCGGGGGCAGGTACCTGCCTGATGTGAGAAGGGTGCAGCAGCAGTGGCAGCAGTGGCAGACGGTCAGAAGCTGCCCGCGGTCGCGGACGCCCCAGATGAAGTTGTCGATCTTCACCCGGCCGATCATGGGAACGAGGCCGTTTTCAACGGTCCGATGGAGGTGGGCGATGGCTTCTTCCCGTGAAACGTGGTTGACGATCCGGGGGTCTATTTCGCGGGTACCCTCGCCGAGGAGCGTGCAGCCGAAATCTATGGGATGATTCTTGCATTGCCGCGCGTCACGGCAGGTACACCGTTTGAGGATGACCCGATGCGGCGAGCGCCTGATAAATTCCTCCACGACCCTCACGGGCAGGAGGGTGCTGGTCCCAGTGATCTCCTGGTTGATGGGGAGGTAGGAAATGTTGAGGTTCTTTCCCGTGAACAGCGGGAGCGAGGCCATCGCCACAATGGGGCCTATCAGAGGCCACTGCGTCATCCGGGCACTGATCCATGTCAGGGGCCATACCTTCGCGAGAAAGGTGAGCCACCAGGCAGGCCGTTTCGACATTATATCCCCCTCAACGAGACATGATGGAACACACGACGTGCGTGTTCCCTCCTCGTGCCGCCCTTATCGTGGCACAGGGAGCCGGTTCATCGTTGAAAATCCTGTGCAGTATAAAAAAAAGCGATGAGCCATGTCAATTTTTTTCCATCATATCGATAATTCCTTTCGGACAATCCGAAACTGCTCGGCCGGCCGAAGGATTTTATCGTGACCGTCCGGGAAATTGAGATTGCTTCCGGTGGGGGTTTTCTGATACCTATTACCGGAGACATTCTCCGTATGCCGGGATTACTCACGAAACCGGCGGCGGAAAGCATCGACATCGATGAAAACGGAGTCATATCGGGGTTGTTTTAATGGTCTGAACGGCCCCGGGGGTGGTGTTTTTTCAGTACAACGGAAAAAAGGAGGTTCGCCGTGGAAAAGCCCGTATTGTTCTCAGTAGAAGATTCGATAGCCCTGATAACCCTGAATCGCCCCGAGCGGCATAATGCCATCTGCCAGGCTCTGCTCGTGGAACTGTATAATTCCATTGATGAAGTTGCTAAAAGAGACGACATCAAGGTCGCCGTACTGACCGGGAATGGAAGGTCCTTCTGCTCGGGTATCGACCTTGACGTCATCGGCAAGGATAACCTGCTCGACCCGCGCGGTGACGGGAAAGACCTTCCAGACGTTCTTGCCGGTTGCAATAAGCCGATGATCGGTGCCATCAACGGTGCTACTATTACCGGCGGGTTTGAACTGGCCCTGAACCTGGATTTCCTCATTGCCTCCGAGAACGCCCGGTTTATCGATTCCCACGCGAAGGTCGGCATTCACCCCGGGTGGGGGATGACCCAGCTTCTGCAACAGGCTGTCGGTCAGAGAATGGCGAAGCAGATGTCCTTCACCTGTCAGCCCTTGTCGGCTCAGGATGCGCTCCGCTGCGGGCTGGTGAACGAGGTGCTTCCGCTGGAGCAACTGCTGCCGCGGGCCCTGGAGATCGCCCGTCACATCTGCAGCGTGAACCAGGATATCCTGTACATGATGAGGGACCTTATTAAAAAGAGGAATTCCCTGCCCCTCGACAATGCGTACCGGGCGGAGCGGGA from Deltaproteobacteria bacterium encodes the following:
- a CDS encoding formate--tetrahydrofolate ligase; its protein translation is MLGRPKDFIVTVREIEIASGGGFLIPITGDILRMPGLLTKPAAESIDIDENGVISGLF
- a CDS encoding 4Fe-4S binding protein — encoded protein: MSKRPAWWLTFLAKVWPLTWISARMTQWPLIGPIVAMASLPLFTGKNLNISYLPINQEITGTSTLLPVRVVEEFIRRSPHRVILKRCTCRDARQCKNHPIDFGCTLLGEGTREIDPRIVNHVSREEAIAHLHRTVENGLVPMIGRVKIDNFIWGVRDRGQLLTVCHCCHCCCTLLTSGRYLPPEAAASMVRLKGLEISVDHEACILCGLCVGECHMAAISIVDGRIHHDMNKCIGCGLCITNCPQKAVTADIEDVDEAVRELTERIESLIDVD
- a CDS encoding enoyl-CoA hydratase/isomerase family protein; this translates as MEKPVLFSVEDSIALITLNRPERHNAICQALLVELYNSIDEVAKRDDIKVAVLTGNGRSFCSGIDLDVIGKDNLLDPRGDGKDLPDVLAGCNKPMIGAINGATITGGFELALNLDFLIASENARFIDSHAKVGIHPGWGMTQLLQQAVGQRMAKQMSFTCQPLSAQDALRCGLVNEVLPLEQLLPRALEIARHICSVNQDILYMMRDLIKKRNSLPLDNAYRAERESFHDFLRRMKVL